In the Mastomys coucha isolate ucsf_1 unplaced genomic scaffold, UCSF_Mcou_1 pScaffold18, whole genome shotgun sequence genome, one interval contains:
- the LOC116095522 gene encoding olfactory receptor 2D2-like: protein MRERNQTTVTEFILLGFAPNPRTNPLLFTFFLIFYLLILLSNSLLLTLIQQDSRLHTPMYFFIGVLSMLDVCYTTTTVPQMLVHILSKKRAISFTRCVAQMYIFLLFGVTESWLFSIMSVDRYVAICHPLRYKVIMSHGMCLLMVGICATYGVVGGLCYTFFAMRLPYCGPNEIDHYFCEVPAVLKLACADTSLNDLVDFITGFNVIVVPLSLIAIVYANIFTTIMKIRSTQGRIKAFSTCASHITVVTMFAIPCIIMYMGPGSGSLSNSGKKMALFYNIATAFLNPVIYSLRNKDVKNAFLKLVGRSGAPK from the coding sequence ATGCGGGAACGCAACCAGACCACTGTGACAGAATTCATTTTGCTGGGCTTCGCCCCCAACCCCAGGACCAATCCTCtgctcttcactttctttctgaTCTTCTACCTGCTCATCCTCCTGAGCAACAGCCTCCTCCTCACGCTCATCCAGCAGGACTCACGCCTTCACACGCCCATGTACTTTTTCATTGGTGTTCTCTCCATGCTGGATGTGTGTTACACCACTACCACTGTGCCTCAGATGCTGGTGCATATCCTCAGCAAGAAGAGAGCCATCTCTTTTACAAGATGTGTGGCCCAGATGTACATCTTTCTCCTCTTTGGGGTCACTGAGTCCTGGCTTTTCTCCATCATGTCTGTGGACAGGTATGTGGCTATCTGCCACCCGCTAAGGTACAAGGTCATCATGAGCCATGGGATGTGTCTCCTAATGGTGGGTATCTGTGCCACCTACGGTGTGGTGGGTGGCCTGTGCTATACCTTCTTTGCTATGCGACTGCCCTATTGTGGTCCTAATGAAATTGATCACTACTTCTGCGAGGTCCCCGCTGTTCTGAAGTTGGCCTGTGCGGACACATCCCTCAATGACTTGGTGGACTTCATCACGGGCTTCAATGTCATCgtggtccctctctccctcattgcCATTGTCTATGCCAACATCTTCACCACCATCATGAAGATCCGCTCAACCCAGGGGAGGATCAAGGCCTTCTCCACCTGCGCCTCCCACATCACTGTGGTCACTATGTTTGCCATCCCATGCATTATCATGTACATGGGTCCTGGCTCCGGCTCCTTATCAAACAGTGGCAAGAAAATGGCCCTCTTCTATAACATTGCCACAGCCTTCCTTAACCCTGTCATCTACAGTCTAAGGAACAAGGACGTGAAAAACGCTTTCCTTAAGTTGGTGGGAAGGAGTGGGGCTCCAAAGTGA